ATATTAACTCTACTGAGCTTGGTCCACTTGATGTTGGCGTTGAACTAAAGACGTACAAAACAGGGGGTGTGTACTACTACTACTTTGGATTGCCCCATTTATACGTAAAGTAAATTCTGGTATAGTGGAACCCAATAGTACAAGTGCAAGTAAGCTGGGAGCCCaggtggcgcagttggcagagcgtccctctgtagtgcctgtgcctctcaccactgggttctggttcgattcccggttccgacgtgagtTGAGTTAGTTGGTCTCACCTTTGCTCTGAGGGTTTTTCTCCAGGTTCTCTGGTTTTCATCCCCccacaaaaccaacaatttcgatcttagctgtgatccgtggtcagacatgagttgtatggcgGCTGCCTGAGGCGCCTTCATATAtgccttcaactcgaccacGTCTGAATCTGCACTCTCGTAATTCAGCTTCCCAGCTGTGATGAGAGTGATTAGCTACtctaatttatttatttattcaagtTATGAGCTTGCATTATTTGAGTAGAATTGACCCAGAAAAAGTGTCTAGGTGAGTCAAAGTTAGTTCAAGTCAGTGGGGGAATTGAGTCTTAAATGCAGTTATCCTGTATTTCTATTGCTTGTTTGCTCTCTTTATCTCCGAATTAAAACCTTTGACTCTATCATATTCAGAGGATTCATCCTTTCTGTCTTTAGGCCCAGCCAGAAAGCTGCAACCCTTATCCTGGGTTGGTTTAACCATCTGCATGCTCAGTGCAGTCTGTGCATTGTTGAATTTCCTGCGCTGCCTGCCGTTCCTGAGTTTTGTTTCAATTGATGACGAGGTAAGGTCACACAGCATGACATTTTTTACAATTGTTTAAGGGACACTTGCTTGTTTGTACTCagtaaattaataataatgataatgattataataatTGGTTTATTCACTCCTTTCGTAGTGTTACATACATAAACagaaatctataaatacaaaaatgtCAGAAAATCACTGAGCCTCTTGTGTAGTTGCCGCTATTGGGAATCACACCTATTTGCACCAGACTGCAGTCGTACTCATGATGGATACAATTGTGCGGTGGCAGCAGGATGGATAGCAACCCTGTGTCCCTGACCTTTGGCAGAAAATTATAACAGGCTGTGATACTTATAATTAAAGTGCCTTTTTCACCTTCAAATATTAGTATTAATCTCAAATCCATTGGAAAGATCACTGAAATCCATCAAAATTTCTTTTTGGTGATTTGCAAAATTCACACctcttttgttcttttgacTTTTTGCTACACCACCTCTGCTGTCCAATAGCATGGAAATAGGCTCAATATaagtagccaatcagagcaaAGCAAAACCAAGACTTCTATCGACTTCTGGTTGCCATTACACTCGTTTTCAGTCACATGTGCACACTGTGCCTTTCCTTTACGTGTCACAACTGTGTTTTGGTGGATGTCAATCATGACTTTTGAATTTGTCACAGCATCTGTCACAGTTTTAGATTGATCACAACCAAACTACATTAAAGAGGATCACCTTCTTAGCCACTGTCACCAAGGAAATACCAATAAACCCAAAGTCAGCAATTGGATAAAGTTTGAATTATTTCTCAGCTTtgcgttgttgttgatttacTAGTCTGTATGTGCGTATGTATCTCTTGTCTGCTTTCTTGTGACGCCTGGTGCTTCTCGGCGCTCTATCATTGGTTAGCGACCTTACAGCCGCCGTAACTTCTGTCGGTCGCGActagaaaacaaaacacacaagGTGCACATGGAGTGTGCACATGTGACTGAAAACAAGTGTGAAACGTCAAAACAAGAAACCAATACAGTATGTCACACTTTCGAATAGTTCTTGTTTACTAGCAGTAGTACTAACTTTGAGGTAGAGAAAACAAGAACaataaaacataaataataaattaaaaagtaattttttaaatcaatttcCATCTTCTTGATGTGAGGTGCCCAAACCAGAATATTGCATTTACCCGAAAGATCAAAGACCATTAAATAGACCTGGATTGCTATTTTTGTTATTCTGCGTGATTTTGCCTGTTTTCGAGTTTTCCAAAACAACTTCAAAATCTATCTGCACACATGCAAGTGTCCCTTCAAACTCTAAACCCTTGCATAGGAAAAGTGTGATCCCTACAGTATCTGTTCATTCATTATTTGATGGTTATGATAAGTGGGAAGCACAATTAAGATTATTTAACTATGTTATATTTGCTAGTCTTCCAGCAAAACAGCTTCGTCTGCAGTGGCATTTTTCCTTGCGGGTCTTCTGAATTGCCTACAGGTATAAATTTAGTCTCCTGTGCAGCTTATCTAAGATCAGGGCATTCGGTAATCACTATCTTGCTGAGCTGTCATGAGCCTCTAGCATAGTCAGTCTAATCTATGTCACGTAGTCACGTAAAGTGTGCATTAGGCTAAGTTAAAACGTCGTATTGTCCATGAGCCgaattcaatgcaaatgcttgcaaatgaatcaagccgattgtttcatcttcatttgaaTTTCGCAAGTTGATGGGGTAATTGTTGGTTGAATCATGCCTTGTGACTCTTGAAAATAGAGCCGCTATATCGAGCTGTTTCAGTGGAACTACTTTGGGACTATATTATACACAAatgtttttgaaatatttttttttttcggaactAAAATCCCGTGTGATCCCGGGTTGTGAGTTTTGCAAAGACGTCTTTCCCATTCTTTGAGATTACGTGTTGTGAACACTACAGAATTGTGTTAGTTTGTACATGAAACGTACAggcagagccgtagcaggccacgtaagattggggggggggggggtcacaatacagaaacattaagaaactATGGGGGAGGGCAAGATTGGGGGgtcacaatacagaaacattaagaaaatatgggggaagggggcaAGATTGGGGGGCCCACAATACAGACCACACGTCCCCAGTGCCctaccccctgctacggccctcaCAGAGCTGCTGATTTGGCTTTTAAAAGTAGATGATAAAGCGAGGATTCGTTAAAAAGGGTTGAAAAACTGCGAAAATCGCTCTTAAATCGAGTCTTCTACACGAAATTGAAGATGAGCTCTTGAGCAATTGTAGCGTGCCACCTTAAGGGGGTTATCATCATGACTATTTATATCATATAACTTgttctttttatcttttattgcAGTGTTATCTATTACTTTTTGCCGTCAAATGGAGAATTGCAATGTCAAGGACATGTTTTGCCATAATTATTATTCTAATATATTACCTGAACAATCTTCGGAACTTCTGGCAGATTCTCTTTCACGTGATGGTCGCCATGGCAACCCTTCACAGAATAGCGAAAAGGCAGTTACAAGAAAAACCACCCGATTACAACGTGTAGCAGACTCCACAAATAAATGATAAGAGAAGAGGAATCTTTGCGTTTGAGTTTTCCTAGATAAAGTATATTTAGTAAGTAAATAAGTGATGGTGTTACTGTAAAAGgtgaaagaaataaaacagtaaTAATATTGTGACTATTGTAAGTGGTACAGGCTTTGCGAGCGGAATAGCGAACACCTGGGCCAACAGAAGTATCCCAGCTCACCCATTTTTCGTCTAGCCCGGCGATGTTTTAATTAGAATCCTAGCTACGGCCCTGAGCTCATGACTGAGGCAAGTTGCTTGGTTCACCgtttaatgtaataaaaaactAACGCGGTGCAATAACCACAAACTTAAAAACGAATTTGATTCGGTTCGAAAAAAAGACGACGAAACTTCGTCCTGGGTCAAGGGGGTGCAACAAGGAAGCCATGTGACGTTACGTAATCAGTACCGCAACTAGGCAAAACCATATCATGAGAGAGTTGTATGATAGAGCCGCAGTAAAGAAGTTTTATCTAGCTATATTCAGCACACGATGTCATTTCGCTGGACAAATCGATTCGAATGCTGTCGAATACATTTTAAATAGATTCGACGTGCGGAAAACAAAGTCaaggaaaaaaacaagttACAAAACGTCCCATTTTGGACAATACTAAAGTAATGTGTCACTGATGAAAAGCTTTTAAACTAAAAAATGTATTAAgatacatttgaaaataagaCAGTGATCCTCTTGATTTTAAGGAGGGAAGCTTCCTAACCCCTCTCTCCCCCAAGTCTTTCTAGCTTGAAGTGCAGCCCTTTATCCTGTGTTTTTATAGCTACGAATCTCTTGAGGCTGTTGCAGGTTACAGTCTTCCCCCGTCGCTCACTCCGATCTTTTCCACGGACCCCTCCCCTTTAGGACAGCTACGCAGGCTACTTTGACGCCGCCAAAAGGCTAAGTCTTCTTAGGGTCAAGGAACCACGTGACAGTTTAATAAGTAGGGAATATCTTTGTTACGCCAAATTCATAACGCACGCTTTTTTAGGTCAATCGCTTTCCTGCAAAATTTTTATCTACGACATATATCCATCACCAATTTTCATTATTCTGATGCAGTTAACGCGCCACGACATGTCATGTATGGCTCGCTACTTAGCCTGGTATTTTATCTAATTTTGTAGTCACAGTTTTTAAGtattttaacccattgacccctcaactggcctgtaccggctttgaaaagtacccacaacccaaaaaattcataaatgcaaaataaacacgagatgaagatactcgggcatcagtctaagggataaatggtcttgaagatatgcactATCCAAGCTGATAGCAAATActtagccaaataatagctcaagttctttgacaaatttcaagtCGAACAAAGAAAAAACTGCAGAACTAACTCTCTTAttcacacaagggagagagattaGCAAACACCAGCGCAAGACACAAGAggtacctttattctgatcctccaggtctATTttcatggcctcaaaacacaatctCCACTCCGTGAAGGCttgattgcaaagcattctgggagatcagtggaaaaattcacgaggagaagtcttttcaccccaaaaccaaacaaatcaattccaggtcatacagacccagaaaaGCATTGTAAAGAATTTTGGAATCACTAtgttttcagaaaagacagcatttagaagagctgtggtgattcatgaaaaataatatatatattttctcatccaggcaaatcAAACAAGAAATAATCCCCATGAATTCACCTTTACTTGCAAATATCATTAAGCACAGCactatgccccaatagacttaaTGATGTCCTAGGGCACTCTCCCAaacatcaacttgtgctcgcaTTAGCACAGCGACGAGATgagaccgcaaagcactgttggaaagcttggataccgctgactaggtgcagcggtgtttgactttgacgggctgtgaaaaaaataactcaaaataggggaggtatctgttttcggtctaaatttttgtaaattcagtcCAAataatagccaggagtcagtAGGTCAAACACATTAGgtgtttgaaaaaataaagaagacaAAGATTCTTTGTCTTCTAAATTTTCCTCTACATCAATGCATGAGAGAAATTTAGAACCAAGAAGCTTGTCTTCTCATTTCCAGGGAAATAAATAGAAGGCAGCTTTCTGAATAGAGATAGAACCTGCGCCAACGTTAGACTAGATCCACCCACGCATGCGTGCTAATGACGTCAGAGAACTAAACTGATCGGCCTGCGGCGTCGGGACTCAAGCTAATCTTCCCTCGGTTGCGGGGATCACTAATTCCCCTCGTGCCATGCTAAAACtcaaaaatggtattttttaggggttcgCACGCAGAAAGAGGTGCTCTGAGCCAACGTTTTCCAGACTTCCGCCTTCTAAACAAAAGACTTTGAAATTTTGTCATTTGAGACTTTGTTATACAATAGGATGCTGAAATCTacgttttggtattttttttgggataatttttgcttctagagtatttttagggtagcaatttttggttttcaggtatttttttaggggtatttttttaatctttcgTAGAAGAgcccatgaaaaaatgaaaagccATTGATTCATGTATAACTGAAGAGACATGAACATGAATCAAGGCTAATCAAGGCCAATAGAAGAACTGTGAGTCAATTTGAACAAAAATGACtcgtttctaaaaaaaagtcgtagttatttttcctttattttatcAGGAGAGTTAAGTCTCCACTAACTCTAACTCTCTCTTAAGGCCTGCTCCGCCGCCCCTCCATACCCCTATGGGTATGTCTAtatcatcccccccccctacacacaATAATTTTGTAATGTAActctaacgcttaatgtaacaaaaatcgccgcttaatgtaataatatATACTTAAGCggcagttgttacattaagcggcagctgttacattaagcggcagcTGTTACATTAAGCAGTGGTACAagggtcaccatttttgtgctttagattGGGGGAGGGTTGCAACTTTTCAACCAGAAATAAATTTAACTTAGAAGCCCTCCCCCCGATAAAAAATGACCTTTACCTTAGCTACAGCCCTAATACCATGACTGGGGCACCTTATGCTAGTTGTGAGGCGCTCATTTGAAAATCTATTTGAAAATGTTGTTGAGGAAAGTACTGTCAATTTTTTATACTTCATTCTAACGTACAGTCTTTCTAGACATCGTAGTCTTAAAGTCCAACACGTttaggcgaggcgcttatCAAAGAGAAGCACTTATTCGAGCAATTACGGTAGCTTAAACACTTGTATTTAAAGTGCATAAACTTTCAAGAAGAGGAAGGAGACCAACTTTCCGCCTCTTCAACCAGCTGATTGTTTCTGGTCTTGAAAAGAACCAAAGAAAGATACGTAAGATGAAGCAATTAAAATCTATGGTAACTGGACTTTGATTGGAAAATCATTGGCTCCTTAGACAAAAGAATGTTGTGTGAAAGTCCGTTTCTTACCTATCCAAAGCAGATGCTACTGCGACCGGCGCGGATGGAAAAAGGCTAATTCCTTCTGAAGGTGTGTATCGCTAGATTTATTACCCTAGATATCTCATCATAGATATCTCATTTGGCTGATGTCGTCTAAGTATGTAAAGAATTCAACGATTATTCTTGCTGACTCGACCTTATTCACGTGTGACTTCAACAGAGGGTAAATTCCAGTTAGGCCCTAGCGAAAAGAATCAACACTAACTGGACTGGGAAATATAGCAACGAGACATTAAAAACCTTTGTTTTTGTATCAGGATTTCAATTAAAATACTTAGGACGTTTAATTTTagtggaattttttttctttttttattccgATATTTCGTTATTCCGGCCCTGAGACCATGACTAAGGGAAGTGCCTCGCTCGCCTTACCTTAGCTTCAGCCCTTAGATCATGATTGGGGCGCCTTATACTAGTTGTCAAGCGACtgcttatttaatttttcatGTCCCAGGCGAGGCCCTTATACGGCGGAATCgctaatttgaaaataaatctGTTCGACATCTGTTTTATCTCTAAATAGAAAACAAGCTAtctattataaaaaaaattgtggcgcgtagcactgtcggttttgtttcttctatTCTAACGTACAGTTCCCTCTAGACATCGGAGCCTATATAAAGAGCAACACGAGCGATGCGCTTACTAGAGAGAAGCACTTATTCCAGCAATAATGGTAGCTCAAACAGTTGTATCTTCTGTAAGTGCGTAATTTTTCACGAGGAGAGGAGAAGAGACCAGCTTTCCGCTTCTTCAACCATCTGAGTGTATGGTCCTGAAAAGGATAGAAAGATACATGGCATAGCTAGAAAGAATTCAGAGAAAGCTTACTAGATGGTCTGcttaggcgtggtgtagaaaAGCTATAAATCAATACGAGGTTAAAAAAAAGTGCCTTTGGAA
The sequence above is a segment of the Nematostella vectensis chromosome 2, jaNemVect1.1, whole genome shotgun sequence genome. Coding sequences within it:
- the LOC5508497 gene encoding vesicle-trafficking protein SEC22a, yielding MVLFAMISRVSDGMAMSASTDLDMHFELKESKKQAKTLARKANQFPIKCWMRSGNHNIYFIKAVGVCFLAVCEMTYPTVLAFCFLDEIQREFMVTFQSQDVQRAKRPYSFIEFDTFIQKTKQRYNNTRTLTTRINVSEMSEELQNFPPYNINSTELGPLDVGVELKTYKTGGPARKLQPLSWVGLTICMLSAVCALLNFLRCLPFLSFVSIDDESSSKTASSAVAFFLAGLLNCLQCYLLLFAVKWRIAMSRTCFAIIIILIYYLNNLRNFWQILFHVMVAMATLHRIAKRQLQEKPPDYNV